The following proteins come from a genomic window of Campylobacter sp. RM16189:
- a CDS encoding TetR/AcrR family transcriptional regulator, with translation MSVKMSKRGQERYEKIIEVALESFLNKGYENTSLSDIIDKSGGSLASVYKFFNNKEGLFTAIVERSLDNFCAEIDEKINLKISHKIDDFLTKFATIFFDIVCDRKTTLITRIMLIEGYKNNASLGNMFLEQVINRVNQILVNFMEREEIKSQLDESIDPKTAASLFCGLVRNPYHYHAILLNSDIVLSAKERENHVKTCIKIFLKGITK, from the coding sequence ATGTCAGTCAAAATGTCTAAACGCGGTCAGGAGCGGTATGAGAAGATTATAGAGGTGGCTCTAGAGTCTTTTTTAAACAAAGGATATGAGAATACCAGCTTAAGTGATATTATAGACAAGAGCGGTGGATCTTTAGCAAGCGTATATAAATTTTTTAATAACAAAGAGGGTCTATTTACTGCTATTGTTGAGCGTAGCTTAGATAACTTCTGCGCCGAGATAGATGAAAAGATAAATTTAAAAATTTCTCACAAGATAGACGACTTCCTAACTAAATTTGCAACTATATTTTTTGATATTGTATGTGATAGAAAAACTACCTTAATAACAAGAATTATGCTTATTGAAGGTTACAAAAATAACGCCTCCTTAGGAAATATGTTCTTAGAGCAAGTTATAAATAGAGTAAATCAAATTTTAGTAAATTTTATGGAGAGAGAAGAGATAAAATCTCAGCTTGATGAGTCTATAGACCCTAAAACAGCAGCATCTTTATTTTGCGGACTAGTAAGGAACCCTTATCATTATCATGCTATCTTATTGAATAGTGATATAGTATTAAGTGCAAAAGAGCGCGAAAATCATGTTAAAACATGCATTAAAATTTTTCTAAAAGGTATTACAAAATAG
- a CDS encoding efflux RND transporter periplasmic adaptor subunit, with protein MNIFKNISTLVIVSLLFTGCFKEDSLKSGSAQDPKQIPPAKVDIIKAKKEDIPITFEYPGKIASNQDVTLRPKVSGTLIKQYFKAGDKVKAGDKLFLIDPEKYQASYDALEASVGVASATLKNAQTEFNRVKKLYEKKAVSQKEFDSAKSALDIANATLLSVKANSKNAKIDLGYTTVVAPFDGILGENLVDVGSFVSASATELVRLTQIDPISVKFYIADVDNLNRVKNVEAGSWAQNGAQATLKVGNQIFKGKVTFIDSVVDVNVGSVLAKAEFANSELKLLPGAFASVVMDGFYQKDGFKIPQVAIQQDAMNTFVLVLKDQKVTQKNVEISYQKEDYAVVSSGLEEGDLIIINNFKKIRVGAGAQADKEIN; from the coding sequence ATGAATATTTTTAAAAATATTTCTACTCTAGTTATAGTTTCGCTTCTATTTACCGGATGTTTTAAAGAAGATAGTTTAAAGTCAGGATCAGCTCAAGATCCAAAGCAAATTCCGCCTGCAAAAGTTGATATCATAAAAGCCAAAAAAGAAGACATCCCGATCACCTTTGAATACCCGGGCAAAATCGCAAGCAACCAAGATGTAACGCTTAGACCGAAGGTTTCAGGCACTCTGATAAAGCAGTATTTTAAGGCCGGAGATAAGGTAAAGGCGGGAGACAAGCTGTTTTTAATCGATCCTGAAAAATATCAAGCAAGCTATGACGCTCTTGAAGCAAGCGTTGGAGTCGCAAGCGCAACACTTAAAAACGCTCAAACCGAATTTAACAGAGTAAAAAAACTATACGAGAAAAAAGCCGTAAGCCAAAAGGAATTTGACTCGGCAAAAAGCGCTCTTGACATAGCAAACGCAACCTTGCTAAGCGTAAAAGCAAATTCCAAAAACGCAAAGATAGATCTTGGCTACACGACTGTAGTTGCGCCATTCGACGGAATCTTAGGCGAAAATTTGGTTGATGTGGGCTCATTCGTATCAGCTAGCGCAACCGAGCTTGTAAGGCTTACTCAGATAGACCCGATAAGCGTTAAATTTTATATCGCAGACGTTGATAATCTAAATAGAGTTAAAAATGTAGAGGCAGGCTCTTGGGCGCAAAACGGCGCGCAGGCAACTCTAAAAGTGGGGAATCAAATTTTTAAAGGCAAAGTAACTTTTATAGATAGCGTTGTGGATGTAAATGTAGGCAGCGTTTTAGCTAAGGCTGAATTTGCAAATAGCGAGCTAAAGCTGCTTCCAGGAGCATTTGCAAGTGTGGTTATGGACGGATTTTATCAAAAAGACGGCTTTAAAATTCCTCAAGTTGCCATCCAGCAAGACGCTATGAATACCTTTGTGCTTGTGCTAAAAGATCAAAAAGTCACGCAAAAAAATGTAGAAATTTCATATCAGAAAGAGGACTACGCCGTAGTTAGCAGCGGACTTGAAGAAGGCGATCTCATCATCATAAATAACTTTAAAAAGATTAGAGTCGGAGCCGGCGCGCAAGCTGATAAGGAGATAAACTAG